The Corvus moneduloides isolate bCorMon1 chromosome 20, bCorMon1.pri, whole genome shotgun sequence region CTGATCCGGTCTAGGCCCAGCTTGTTACACCTGAACAGGGAAAATCTCAGGCTGAACGCAGCCTGGCACAGACACCCCAGAGACACATCCTGCCCTGGAATAACCACACCATCAGCAGCATGATGCTGAGGGGTAGGATCACATAGGGATGTTTTCTGGAGCTCCTTGGTCACAACACGGACAGGCCCAGGAGGGTAAAATGTAGAGCACAGACCCTCACCCCTCTTACCTGTTGCTCCCACAAGCAAGGATCTGGTTCTTCACTGTGAGGACCATGGAGGAATCAATGCCACAGATGACCTTCTGAGCCTCGTGCTCTGGAGGGACTGTGACCTGCTGGGGGCAGTTGTGGCACTCCAGGGTGCCCAGCCCAAGGCGACCTGGCAGGAGGAAcagagcagggaacagctgATGGCAACACACACCCTGAGTACAGCACtgacacagctgctgcaaaagCCCAGCCTGGGATCCCAGAAAGCAGTAAAACCCAAAGCATGGGGGCCCTGGTATGCAGcaaaacagctgcagctcttccacACCCACCCACCCTGGCACATCTGGAGGGGACTGAGGGCAAGCAGGGCCAGCAAAGGGAGTGGGAACAGGCACAAGCCCTGTTCTGCAAAACAGACATCTCTTACCATTatcccccctgccccaggcaaACACTTCCCGTTCGTTGGAGACCGCCAGGACGTGAGACGCTCCACAGGCCACCTGCACCATCTCGTagcccagcagagcctccaCAATCTTGGGCTGgcaggggaagagcagcagccGTCAGCCGAGACCTCCCAGCCTGCCCGGCTGCTCCCATTCCTCCCACCCGGCCCCCCCAGACTCaacacagtgctggcagcatcCCAGTTTTCATCCAACACAAACAAcagagaaatgtctttttttttttttttttgttccaagCAGTCTTCAAAGGGATAAGAGACTACGTGCACGCAGCACAGAAGATAATGCAAACATCTCTGGGGCGGAAGAAAGCAGCCAGCACAAGAGTTTGGAGAGGGAAGAGGTTCAGCAAGGGTTGGGATTCGCTCCCCTGCCCATGTGGGGAGTGCCAGGGGCTGTGAACGCCTGCTCCGAGCAGGCAGGGGCTTGGTGCAGGATGCGTTGGCTCAAAGGCTCTCAAAGGCTCTcctgcagaggagctgtgagTTAACAGCTCAGATTCGTTAGGGTGTGGAGGGACCAGGATCTCCACATTTCACCCAGCCCCTGCTGTGACCTGCTGTTAGATCTGACACCTCGCCTCATACTCATTATCCTCCTCAAGTGAAAAGCACCGTTTGCTGGGatctggctgctgcttccaactggtctcccctccccagccataagcagggagcagctcagctctgggaggagcaggaacaaATGGGCCAGCTGACCACAGTGACAAATGGCACCAGTCCCCGGGCTCGGCTGGAAGCCATCGGCTGCTGCCACATCCGAGGGCAGGCGAGGAAGAAGCTGGAAGGGAGCAATGAGCCCTCAAACCCAGTGTTCTGAGCCAATCGGAAACACACAGCCCTTCTTTAAATACTGgctcttttgaaaaataacttttctcaGTGaaccctggcagctgcaggccAAGAGTGAAGCAGGCAGGTGTGTGATTGGAGGCAGGCTCCAAGCTGGGAGCCTGCCAACAGCAACCACAAGGCATCTCTTGACTTCCCCCACGCTCAAAGGGATCATTGTGTAGGGGGGGGATAGAAAGAGAGAGGCAGGTTGGGTCTTTTAAAACCCGCAGtgacagggaaaggagggggagggggtcAGATGCCAGAGCATGCCTGGGATGCacatccctggagctgggatgagcCTGCTCACGTGGGGCAGAATCCACGATCTATCCTTTaccctggaggagcagcacgCCCAGCACCCTTTCCACCAACCTGGCTCACATCCGTGAAGTTTCCGTGCCCCAAACAGCCATTGCTGCCGCTGCCGAAGGTCATGATTATCCCCCTGTCTGGAGGAGCAGAAAGAAGCCTTGTCAGTGGCACACGTGAGGCCCTGCACGGCACACGTGAGGCCCCACGAGGCGACACAGCCGAGGGGTGGCCGTGGCTCCCAGGACATTGGACCCACTCTGACTCAGAACGAGCTGCAGGAGTCACAAGTCTTGAGTGAGCttccaaggagctgcaggagcttccaggcagctgcaggagcttccagggagcagcagcctcacCATGCTGCAAGGGCTCAGTGAACAAACAGCAGTGATAAGAGTGCTGAGataacactgctgcagctgtgtaCGCAGGAGCTGCAAACCCCACGGTCTGTCAAGGTGTTAAAGTCACAGAGGCActccctgagcagctgcccagcagaggGGTGGCAGGAAACATCATGGGAGGTAGGATAAACACATGCCCATGGAGTTTGTCCACTGCATATCTGCTGCCCTGACCCTGGCAGAAGAGCAAACAGAGCTCCCACAGGACCACTGGGAGGGCTTTGCTCCTCAAACACGGCCTTGGACTGGTGTGCGCGCTCCCCTTCCACCCAGAACACTTCCTGGACTGCTCTGAGGGGGCTTCAAACCCTGCTATCCTGCAGTTTGAGCACAACCAGTCTTGCAGCAGCTCACGCTGACTCCTCACTGTGACACCAGCCACTGCTGGTCACTGCGTGTGCCCGTGTCACGCTCACAGAGTATGTGACACAGATGTTCCTCACACTGCACCCCCCACTGTCAGTTCTGGTTCCAGGTAACACCAGTGCAACCAGGACAACAAGCACAGgagatttcacagaatcatagaataatttatggaaaaaagtaatggaaaaagacctttaagatcctCTAAAGTCCAACTGTTTATGGCCTTCCCCATACCAGGCAGTTTGGGATCAAGTTGACCAGTGTGGCATCACAGGAGGACCATGTCTGCCATTTCTGACCTCCACCTGATGCTACATGAGAGGCCAAGAGgcccctgtgtcaccccagcCCAGAGCATCTCTCTGGTTCCTCTCTGAGCAGGCTCCCCAGGCAGTCCCACTGGGTTTTAGGGGGTTCTGGGACTCGGGCAGGTgaaggcaggaggcagcagctcaccTGTGAGGCAGGCTGTGAAAAGATCACCGCAGGACACGTGTTTGATGGTCACTCCAGACTGGCCCTCCAGAAAGCGGGACACAAactgaggctggagctgctcggTGGCTCCTGGGAGAGAAGggcccccagcagcacccacggGAGGAGCCTGATGGAGAGAAGCCATGGAAGAGCTGGCTTGGAGAACACTGATGAACCCCTTCCCACAGGTTTATCAGCATTACCCACACCCTGGCTGGGACTGCAGTCCTGGAGGAGGCAATGCCAGGGTCTGTGAGTGAGCAGAAATTCCTCCTTCACAGAAATCACACATCCGAGGcctccacagccactgcctgcCCCAGGTTCCCTGCACTCACCTCCCACAGGATGAGCCTCCCGGATTTGGTGACCCCAGCCTTCTGTGTCCTGCCAGCAGAGACCTGCACCACCTCGGTGTTCAGCATGGGTAGGCGGAGAGGGGTGGTGATCCCACTGCCCCACGTGTAGATGGATGACAGTGGAGGTGGGATTCCTGTCCTGGCTGAACCACATCGGACACCTGTGGGGCACACAGAAATCATTAGTGTGGATTCCTGACTCTCCTCCCACAGGAAAAGCGATGGTACCAGCCAGTCcaggtgccagcacagctgccagagcCAGACCAGTGCTGGTccaaggggctgcagggctcctCCAGGGCTCAAGGAAGGTGACATCTCTTAAGTTCCTCTCTCCAGAACCTTGAGTGCCTCTCTGACTTGTGTCACCCAAAGGAAAGGGTCCTTCCAAATGGAGCTGAGTTGAACACACCATGCCAGAACTCACCCCTTGGCCTGGCACTGCTCGCCCGTCCCCCTGTCCGGCTGTGGGTCACTGCTGGCACCGGAGCCAAGGGCTTTTCAGGCCTGCCAAACCAAAATCCAGCCTTTAAtgtcctgcagagctctggatcACAGAATGTCTAGGCAGAGCTACAGCAGAAACCATGGCTGAATCACCTACGGCACTGCTCGGTGCTTTGAACAACCTGAGAGAGGGGAGTTGGCACCAGTTCACTTCCCCCTGTGCTCACAACTCTCTGTTTGTTGTCACTGTGATGACAAGCCCACACCTGCTGTGGcacctgcctggctctgagcCCCTGGGCCAGGCTCAGCtagcagcagctgcacattgggcagcacagcagagctgcattgGGAAAATGCTCTTTTTGGAGCTCAGAACAGAGGCAGTGAGCTGGTCAGACACGCTGTGGGCTGTGGCAGCCCGTCCCAAGGGACACTGAGGTGGCAGTGTCACTTGCCTCCTCATTTTGACGCTGCCCACGTCTGTGTAGAGGTTCAGGAGGGGCCGAATGCAGATGGCCTGGGCCATGATCTCATTCAGCTGGGGCCGCTTGGAAGGATCCAGGTTGAGCATGCTGAGGATAAGCTGGCGCAGGTCGGGGCTGTATCGATCCGATATTGGGGCAAACGTCCCGCTCATGATCTTCAACACTAAGGCAGGAAGGTTCTGGAGAGAAAACAAGAGACAAACAGTGGCTGGGCAGTCAGGGGCGAGGCCAAGGAGGAAGGAGCTCTCAGCACTGCCCTCTGCCTTCACACTTCCCGGCTCGCTGAGAAGCGATCCCAGCATACATTTTCACCTCTGTGAGGGgccacagctccctgtgctACGTGTAAACCATAACCCTCTTACCGCAGCTTCAAAAGCCCTCTTGAGGCTGGCGAGCTCGTAGAGCACACAGCCCAGGGCCCAGATGTCACTCTTCTGGTTGTAAGGCTTCCCTTCACAGAGCTCTGGGGAGATGTAGCACGGTGTTCCCACCACCTACAAGAGACAAAAATTCACCACAGTGCAGTGAAACTGGGGCAGAGAGGTGGAAAGAGGAAGGCTtggtgcagagctggctggaacACCACCACCTAAAgctccacagagctgggctttTGTTCCCTTGGCATCAACAGCTGCCTGACAATCTCAGTGAAAAACATGAGGATTTGCCTTTCCAGTGACACATCCAGTAATTGCCTCTAATTTTGCTTCTATCCACTTGAGAGAATcagagcccagagcactgagcgTGATACAAACGTCTGGTCAGATTAGCCCAGGTGGGGAAAGACGCTCAAATGTCAAGCAGAGAAAGGAGATTAAGGCAGGACGGGAGAGCACAGGCAGGAATTTATTTGCCAAGGATGTGTCAGACGAGTCTGCAAACACCACCCCCAGCAGGAGCCACCCTGTCTGCCCTCACCAGTGGGCCCAGACACCCCATCCTCTCCCAGCTTCGGGCAGGTCTTTCTTACCTTTCTGCAGCCCACAGAGCCACAGCAAACTCGGGCATGAAGATAGCAGCCCGTATAAACTCCAAGGAACAAAGCAGCACTGCCTAAAGCCACTTCCAAGAGACTATTGTGAGCCAAATCCAGAgtttccagcctgctgccatGGGATAAGAAGCTCCCCTGCCACTCACCGTGTAGGCTTTGCTCTTGCTGCTCAAGATTTTGGAGATGCCAAAGTCTCCGATCTTGACGATCATGCGATGCTTGTCCAGGAGGATGTTCTGGGTCTTCAGGTCACGGTGCAGGATCTGCTTGGTGTGCACAtggtgcagggccaggaggatcTGCACGAAGAAGTGCAGGATGGTGTCCTCATCCAGCAGGGAATTGCAGCGCTTGTGGATGAACTCTGCCAGAGTGCCCCCTGCAAGGAACAACAAAGGGCTGTGGGCATGGGGGGCTGCACAGGACAGCACAAAGCTGGCCTAAAACTGGGGGGATTTTGCCATTTTGGCATCCTAACAAGCCAAGCATGTGGGAAAAACACATCCTGGTGGCACACACAGCACATCCTCCAATGCTCCTGAAcaatggcagcacagctggtggGAGGAAGAAACAGCCAGAGAGAAGTTACTGTTGACATATTatcaaaagcagcaggaaaagaaacactaAAATTACAGCTCTTGGAACAGGACATAAACCTCGAAGGCAGAACAAGCTCAGCCTGTTCTGCAGAGGAGAATTCCTGCAGTCCAAGAGGCCACGTGGCACAGAGAGGCCCCTGTCAGGAAGGGGAGGTCCAGATCCAGGGCTCACGAACAGCTTTTAGCAAACCCTCATGCAAATGTGGATTTCATCTGAAACTCCACAAGAAATCTTGTTAGAAATGTGGGGCCAACAGAGTTGAAATGTGCCTGAAACCTGAGCCAAGATGGTAACACGCTGATCAGGGACAGAGGGGTTTGAAATCTCCTTGTTTTGGATATGATTAGCAGGTGTAAGGCATATAATCATGgaatggctggggttggaagagaccttgaGAGGTcactgctcaagcagggccactgAGATTGTCCAGTTCCAGGACCTCTCTTCTGGGTatttccaaggatggtgactccaccacctctctggtAAACCTGCACCAATGCTTGGTCACTTGGCTCATGGTCAACTTAGTGTCTACCAGGAACCCCAGATACTTTTCTACAAAAATATCTGCTCAAGAGAGACATGCTTGGACTCCTGGCGGGCCAAAGCACAGGATCTTCACAAGGAGCACAACGTGAGGCCACAGCAGCTTGACCCAAAGAGAGCCAAGTGCTTGGCATCCCCTGGACCTGCAGAGGAGCCAGcactgggggacagcagggcccACCTGGGGCGTATTCCATGGCGATCATGAGCGCCTTGTCCTCCAGGAAGTTCTCGTAGTACTCGATGACGTTGGGGTGGCTGAGCAGCTTGAGGACCTGGCACTCGTTCTGTGCTGCCAGCCGCTCATCCTTGCTCATCTGCTCCACCGGGATCTGCTTCAGGATCACCAGCTTCTGGTCAGCCTTGCGCAGACACAGGTGCACGATgctgcggggacagggacggggcCTCAGCGCGGGGACGGGGCACACAACGCAGGGCCTGGCCACCACCCTGGGGTGACACAGATCGCCTGCAATCCCCGCGCCCCGGGGTGTCACACGCTCCGTGCCGTGTCCCCCTGGGTGCCACACCCCGGCCGACCCCCGCATGGCCACAAGCCCTTCGCTGCCAAAGGGGCGCGGCTTAAAGGCCTCCCGCTCCGAGGTAAAAGGGCTGGAGACCTCCCCACCGCCCATCGCCGGCGCCCCTCACCCGAAGGCCCCTCTCCCCACCACCCGGATCCGCTCGTATTTCTCCATCCCTGGGCCCGGCTCCTGTCGTTTCCATGGAGACACTTCCGCGCTGCTACGGCGTCCGCGGGCAGACAAACCGCGCCGTGCGTGTAAGGCCGAGGGGGCTCCGTGTTTCGGCCGGGAGCGGGGGGAAACGCCACCCCCCGCTTGGGTGGGCACCCCAGTGCCACCGGGAGCCAGACCCTCTTGGGCAGCACACAGggagggaggtttggggtgcGCTGGGCTGCCCGCCCCGACTGGGGGATGCCAGCAGGACCCCCCGCACCCCCAGAGAGCGGCGGCGtccccagctgcctccagccccgAGTCTGGAGGGGCACCCCATTGCGGGGGGCTGCGCTGCTGCACAAGGGGCACGAGTCCCCTCTatgtccccccccccccacctgcTTTAGACCCCCCAGGACCATCAGCACTCCCGGGGCCAGCCGTGATAGCTGCTGTAGCACAGAAGAAGGTCCTGCCCTGCACCCAGGAGTGGCAGCCACTGTGCTGGAGTGGGGACAGTGACAGTGGTGGCACTGCGACGTGGCCCTGCTGCCATCTAGCGACAGCCAGCCCGGTTCACCGGGGAGGGGGGTCAGCCCCCCTCGAGCCAGCCAGCGCCCTGCACAGTGAGGCAGCGATGGGGCAGGACCCCCCCTACCCAGGAACCAGCACGCCGCCGCGTTTCGGTGCCCACAGAGCCGGCCTCACTCTACTGCCACGCTGGAATTAGGGGGCACCTTTGCGTGCCCCAGCCCACCCCGCCCTGGTTCCTCCCCTTGTCTTCAGGTGAGCGTTTGTGGCTGCTCCCACTACTTTTCCAAACACGACGCTTTCCCCCACACCACGCGCTCCAACCACCGGCGACAGCCACACCGTGCCGGGGACACACACACGGCGTAGAACAGATGTGCTGGGCCCACGCCAGCTGCGCATCACTGTAGCAGATGTGCAGGGCCCAGCACAGATGGGCAACGTCTGCCACTCATACGCTGCACCCACCTTCCCGCGCTGCCCAGTACAACATCCGACACCCACGCGTGCGGTGTCGCGCACACACGTGCAATTCCACGCCCGTTCAGCAAACAAGCCCACAGCCCGCACACCTGCGAACCCCGCACGGGTGCGGCCCCGGGCAGGGGCACCGGCACACCCCGGGCACCGGCACAGCCCGGGCAgcgcccccgccgcgctccgcaCACGtgcgcgccccgccccgcgcctaCGAGCGCTCACACACGGGCGGGGGGCGTGGCCAGCGCGCCGCTCATCAATGAACGGCGCGGCCACGCCCCTCACAGCCGCCCAACCCCGCGCAGGCGCGCGGGGGAGGCGTGGCCAGCGCGGGGGGCGTGTCCAATGGGAAGGCGTGGCTCCGCAAGCGCGCGGGGGGGCGTGACCAGCGCTGAGGTGGGGtcggcggggagggggcgcggccccggggccccgcccgccgccgccgccgcggccgcgcgCCGCCGGACTGGGCGCGATGGGCCCGGGCTGGCGGGCGGCCTCGGCGGCGTTGGTGGGCGGCAGCGTGGCGATCTTCGGGGCTCTACGCCGGttggctctggctctgccccagcccgCCGCCGTGCGGAGCCGTCCCGGCCGCGTCTGGCGCTGGCGGAACCTCCTCGTCTCTTTCGCACACTCTGTGCTGGCCGGGCTGTGGGCCCTCCTCAGGTACCGGGCAGCGCGGCGGGCGCACGCTGCGAACTGGGcaccctggggagggggcagggggctgggggtcctCGTGTTCCCCGTGCCGGAACCTAGGCTGacccctttccttctctcctcacCCCCAGCCTCTGGCACTCTCCGGAGCTGCTCTCCGACATCCAGGACGGCTACAGCGTCTCAGGGCACCTGCTGGTCTGCTT contains the following coding sequences:
- the NEK8 gene encoding serine/threonine-protein kinase Nek8 isoform X1, whose product is MEKYERIRVVGRGAFGIVHLCLRKADQKLVILKQIPVEQMSKDERLAAQNECQVLKLLSHPNVIEYYENFLEDKALMIAMEYAPGGTLAEFIHKRCNSLLDEDTILHFFVQILLALHHVHTKQILHRDLKTQNILLDKHRMIVKIGDFGISKILSSKSKAYTVVGTPCYISPELCEGKPYNQKSDIWALGCVLYELASLKRAFEAANLPALVLKIMSGTFAPISDRYSPDLRQLILSMLNLDPSKRPQLNEIMAQAICIRPLLNLYTDVGSVKMRRPEKPLAPVPAVTHSRTGGRASSARPRGVRCGSARTGIPPPLSSIYTWGSGITTPLRLPMLNTEVVQVSAGRTQKAGVTKSGRLILWEAPPVGAAGGPSLPGATEQLQPQFVSRFLEGQSGVTIKHVSCGDLFTACLTDRGIIMTFGSGSNGCLGHGNFTDVSQPKIVEALLGYEMVQVACGASHVLAVSNEREVFAWGRGDNGRLGLGTLECHNCPQQVTVPPEHEAQKVICGIDSSMVLTVKNQILACGSNRCNKLGLDRISSAEEPSPEDQVEEATVFVCAQSAPLNQEPIVCADIGTAHSAAVTASGHCYTFGSNQHGQLGTNSSRNSRVPHLVVGLETMKVTVVACGDAFTVAIGADGEVCTWGKGARGRLGRKDEETGVPRLVQLEETHPYLVTSVACCHGNTLLAVKPAVEESPSQ
- the NEK8 gene encoding serine/threonine-protein kinase Nek8 isoform X3, whose translation is MSKDERLAAQNECQVLKLLSHPNVIEYYENFLEDKALMIAMEYAPGGTLAEFIHKRCNSLLDEDTILHFFVQILLALHHVHTKQILHRDLKTQNILLDKHRMIVKIGDFGISKILSSKSKAYTVVGTPCYISPELCEGKPYNQKSDIWALGCVLYELASLKRAFEAANLPALVLKIMSGTFAPISDRYSPDLRQLILSMLNLDPSKRPQLNEIMAQAICIRPLLNLYTDVGSVKMRRPEKPLAPVPAVTHSRTGGRASSARPRGVRCGSARTGIPPPLSSIYTWGSGITTPLRLPMLNTEVVQVSAGRTQKAGVTKSGRLILWEAPPVGAAGGPSLPGATEQLQPQFVSRFLEGQSGVTIKHVSCGDLFTACLTDRGIIMTFGSGSNGCLGHGNFTDVSQPKIVEALLGYEMVQVACGASHVLAVSNEREVFAWGRGDNGRLGLGTLECHNCPQQVTVPPEHEAQKVICGIDSSMVLTVKNQILACGSNRCNKLGLDRISSAEEPSPEDQVEEATVFVCAQSAPLNQEPIVCADIGTAHSAAVTASGHCYTFGSNQHGQLGTNSSRNSRVPHLVVGLETMKVTVVACGDAFTVAIGADGEVCTWGKGARGRLGRKDEETGVPRLVQLEETHPYLVTSVACCHGNTLLAVKPAVEESPSQ
- the NEK8 gene encoding serine/threonine-protein kinase Nek8 isoform X2 encodes the protein MEKYERIRVVGRGAFGIVHLCLRKADQKLVILKQIPVEQMSKDERLAAQNECQVLKLLSHPNVIEYYENFLEDKALMIAMEYAPGGTLAEFIHKRCNSLLDEDTILHFFVQILLALHHVHTKQILHRDLKTQNILLDKHRMIVKIGDFGISKILSSKSKAYTVVGTPCYISPELCEGKPYNQKSDIWALGCVLYELASLKRAFEAANLPALVLKIMSGTFAPISDRYSPDLRQLILSMLNLDPSKRPQLNEIMAQAICIRPLLNLYTDVGSVKMRRPEKPLAPVPAVTHSRTGGRASSARPRGVRCGSARTGIPPPLSSIYTWGSGITTPLRLPMLNTEVVQVSAGRTQKAGVTKSGRLILWEAPPVGAAGGPSLPGATEQLQPQFVSRFLEGQSGVTIKHVSCGDLFTACLTDRGIIMTFGSGSNGCLGHGNFTDVSQPKIVEALLGYEMVQVACGASHVLAVSNEREVFAWGRGDNGRLGLGTLECHNCPQQVTVPPEHEAQKVICGIDSSMVLTVKNQILACGSNRCNKLGLDRISSAEEPSPEDQVEEATVFVCAQSAPLNQEPIVCADIGTAHSAAVTASGHCYTFGSNQHGQLGTNSSRNSRVPHLVVGLETMKVTVVACGDAFTVAIGADGEVCTWGKGARGRLGRKDEETGVPRLVQLEETHPYLVTSVACCHGNTLLAVKPL